A window of the Tachysurus fulvidraco isolate hzauxx_2018 chromosome 6, HZAU_PFXX_2.0, whole genome shotgun sequence genome harbors these coding sequences:
- the mxra5b gene encoding matrix-remodeling-associated protein 5, which produces MNLWETCRRMVSVSCCLLVMVTLHVVFPDVAMSCPRPCACYVPSEVHCTFRSLVLIPSGVPRLVRRMNLGFNSISELDKESLAELRKLELLMMHGNNIHQIPDGVFRDLMSLQVLKMSYNKVKVITGRTLSGLTHLVRLHLDNNHIEFIHPDAFRGMTSLRLLHLEGNHLQKLHPSTFSTFSLLNHFPVSTIKHLYLADNYLTYLPREMLRNMPHLENLFLYGNPWTCDCRLDWLQDWIAHHPGVMKCKKDKAHATDQLCPVCFSPQHLSGKQISENKDFQCTGPVISNSPGKDISQEEHLSELLSLEDFKPPFGNITLNLSDEHGNTVDLTCRVVTPRESAEIRWNYTESLQISANMTLLSDLECPMDREKYARLWRMLAYYSEVTLHLSREIMLSKEPELSYRYRQDIERDAYYYTGVRANIRSHPSWLMQSYVNIKLNKPYSTSKTVKLIFTTHMSSTTDSEQARWQKRSWVMIKHNNATQTMFSTVLGSVIEMDCSVVSSGAPTIQWMLPDGSKVRASFNSTNSRLSVSSTGKLLIKAVDHSDAGVYYCIAEVLGDVDLLPFRLFVIDSSRHPVGEEVKIPLEKFVGESVYLPCNTTASPDAEVNWIFPDGSVMNAKTNSSRGFIFSNGTLFIPRCRPDDNGNYTCVALNRHGEDTLLTKLTIMRRQGTQPLRRYPIGPLSVAGVSTKVRAIFEDMEESSGDDTGQNRMPSNRGFMHHKRGPQSRSQAYPVRNLQRHFPGHKKPIKKGLRGQQRKGNRRKLNNSNNRIDPQRWADFLARIREKSVPNITTPSSYPSSPGQRVQTVDPESHGNIEGSSPDDVSSLKEESNTIIISHTHNEQPVSAPSHTEYRLHTTSPPETTIQSEKVQMRPSVTTASPNYFTTEINILQGNHVSTLTTSNPHREERQRDKLENNQAAPNSELKNELGMSGNSADVKESFTKSDKEREQGTNSSSTQTTKVISANVIKQQAPSTSYSRKPWNSRRRFGSRGRINRIRLRPSSSLITSRPQLSTAPKATGAHRPLITTTQSTTLTAGTLAFSTSTSIISSQYLKCLTDDDCNGDDQTNVSLLANNIDVLTNKLEAIPQHSTIQSTEQTRNVTQYDFHHGIHHLTTPAVTVTTSPMRENKYTSVKSWQNVQTATTEIPTNYHIASTSQPEADYDTFAATQWGFTSQLLTVKPSQESSSEDDEAETSNHIYESHLEKRPNVLQLLNTTHESVQSSSDPVKPIQTPVIDLIKDTKTEDSQSTTLHTVPNEYNSVLPIMTPSPEVGERELLRTMTTATTEAKVQISTNPFKTTTTTTTTSTHTTPSIKTTEPTINTPIITIFGETNSLKPSVPIADNRTPIYSRKLPTNHIPDQNHGRTLDYKLPKHRHPFIIHQTSSVTDLSVYDVITSSVGTIRSSVSPKYSAATMRTITTSPTQTAKPLSRNQTGVVATNQHLGKNLSLPQQPHVPVLRARPRITTANFTTVTVNAETDVQLPCNSVGEPKPFLSWTKISTGAVISENSRIQRFEIQPSGSLVIRNVQLQDRGQYACTAQNQYGIDRTVVTLMVLAQMPKILLPWQHDKTVYLGDYVNLECQAQGLPHPRISWVLPNQTVVQAVSTKEQRLMLFSNGTIHLKQTSYTDSGIYKCIASNVAGASTISIRLHITALPPIIQQRRQENHSVSEGQTMYIHCSAKGAPNPVIRWVTFSGMQIRPSQFINGNLFVFPNGTLYIRNPTEKDSGTYECVALNAMGIAKRRVSVIVKRAFSTAKITFTSPLKTDVSYGDYARLDCHASGSPEPKIIWKTPAKKLIDAHFSFDHRMKVFSNGSLAIQSVTDKDHGDYICLARNKFGDDFALLKVTVMMKAAKIERKQFINHKVLYGGDLKVDCIASGLPNPEIKWSLPDGTMINSIMQSDDNGVRTKTYVVFDNGTLYFNNVGIKEEGDYTCYAENQIGIDEMKIRIRVVAAAPTIHNNTFEVIRVSHGETASLTCMAIAQPSPTITWLSPNNHIIALPASDKYRLNNDGTLQIHKVQLLDSGNYTCSAKNIAGTDKKVVSVEVVTSAPFINGLKSPVTRAEEIAEKDQRILLHCKAEGVPYPQVMWIMAENVVLPAPYYGSRFMVHRNGTLEIRNLRKSDSVQLVCIARNEAGEARLQVQLHVTEHVEKPKLKSLATETVQLTSGVSVILNCSMDGPPYPEITWFLPNGTTLLSGTSISHFNHLPAGALFIREPSVSEAGIYRCVGHNSAGSVERKVTLQASQKPVISSKYNSLVSIINGENLQLNCLSSGNPLPKLTWTLPSGETLNRPHRMGRYIIFDNGTIIVQQASVYDRGTYICNSANEHGSSSMSVAVIVIAYLPRITAGPSAVTYGRPGIAIKLDCMAIGIPKPEVLWEMPDKFQLKSGPQLRLYGNRYIHPQGSLVIQNPSSRDSGFYKCTAKNVLGSDSKATYVYVF; this is translated from the exons ATGAATCTGTGGGAAACATGTCGAAGGATGGTGTCTGTGAGCTGTTGTTTGCTGGTGATGGTAACGTTACATGTCGTGTTTCCGGATGTCGCCATGTCCTGCCCTCGGCCTTGTGCCTGTTATGTCCCCTCTGAAGTCCATTGCACTTTCCGCTCACTCGTCCTCATCCCCTCCGGAGTGCCACGATTAGTGCGACGCATGAACCTTGG ATTTAACAGCATTTCTGAACTTGACAAGGAGTCTTTAGCTGAACTGAGGAAACTGGAGCTTCTGATGATGCACGGAAACAACATTCATCAGATCCCCGATGGGGTTTTTCGAGACCTGATGTCCTTGCag gttttGAAAATGAGCTACAATAAAGTCAAAGTGATCACAGGTCGCACTTTGTCTGGTCTCACACACCTTGTAAGGCTGCACCTGGACAACAACCACATCGAATTCATCCATCCGGATGCCTTCAGAGGGATGACATCACTTCGTCTGCTCCATCTCGAGGGGAACCATCTGCAGAAGCTGCATCCTTCTACATTCAGCACGTTCTCCTTGTTAAATCACTTCCCGGTCTCCACAATCAAACATCTTTACCTAGCGGACAATTATCTGACGTACCTACCAAGAGAAATGCTGAGAAACATGCCGCATCTCGAAAACCTTTTCCTCTATGGCAACCCCTGGACCTGCGACTGTAGGCTGGACTGGCTCCAAGATTGGATAGCACACCATCCAG GCGTGATGAAGTGCAAGAAAGACAAAGCACATGCCACAGATCAGCTCTGTCCTGTTTGCTTCTCACCTCAGCATCTGAGTGGGAAACAAATCTCTGAAAACAAGGATTTCCAATGCACAGGGCCAGTAATTAGCAACTCACCAGGGAAAGACATTTCACAAGAGGAACACCTCAGTGAGCTGCTTTCTCTGGAGGATTTCAAGCCACCTTTTGGAAACATCACGCTGAACCTGTCAGATGAACATGGAAACACTGTGGACTTGACCTGCCGAGTCGTAACGCCAAGGGAGTCAGCAGAAATCAGGTGGAACTACACTGAGTCTTTACAGATCAGCGCTAACATGACGCTCTTATCTGACCTCGAATGCCCGATGGACAGAGAGAAGTATGCGAGATTATGGAGAATGCTTGCATACTACAGCGAGGTTACTCTGCACCTGAGCAGGGAGATTATGTTAAGTAAAGAGCCTGAACTGAgctacagatacagacaggacaTCGAGAGAGACGCATATTATTACACCGGAGTCCGAGCTAATATCCGGTCCCATCCATCTTGGCTCATGCAATCGTATGTGAACATAAAGCTCAACAAGCCCTATTCCACGTCTAAGACTGTAAAGCTCATTTTTACAACTCACATGTCTTCTACCACAGATAGTGAGCAGGCAAGATGGCAGAAGAGATCCTGGGTTATGATCAAACACAACAATGCAACCCAGACAATGTTTAGTACCGTCCTGGGCAGTGTTATTGAGATGGACTGCAGTGTGGTGAGTTCTGGAGCGCCGACCATTCAGTGGATGTTGCCTGATGGTTCAAAGGTTAGAGCGTCCTTCAACAGCACAAACAGCCGACTTTCTGTGTCTAGTACGGGTAAACTTCTTATCAAGGCAGTGGATCATTCAGACGCtggtgtatattactgtattgcTGAAGTACTGGGAGATGTAGACCTTCTTCCTTTTCGATTATTTGTCATCGATTCCTCCAGGCATCCCGTAGGTGAAGAGGTCAAGATTCCTTTAGAGAAATTTGTCGGAGAATCTGTTTATCTGCCGTGCAACACCACTGCATCACCAGATGCTGAGGTGAACTGGATCTTTCCAGATGGCAGTGTGATGAATGCCAAAACAAACTCATCTAGAGGTTTTATCTTCTCCAACGGAACACTCTTCATTCCTCGGTGCAGACCTGATGATAATGGAAATTACACATGTGTGGCTCTGAATCGGCATGGTGAGGACACTCTTTTGACAAAGCTCACTATTATGAGACGGCAAGGAACACAACCTCTCAGACGGTATCCCATCGGGCCCCTCTCTGTGGCAGGCGTGTCTACAAAGGTCAGAGCAATTTTTGAGGATATGGAGGAGTCGTCTGGTGATGATACAGGCCAGAACAGAATGCCGTCAAATAGAGGTTTTATGCACCATAAGCGGGGACCACAGTCAAGGTCACAAGCATATCCAGTCAGGAATTTACAAAGACATTTTCCAGGCCACAAGAAGCCAATTAAGAAAGGTCTGAGGGGACAACAAAGAAAAGGGAACAGGAGAAAACtgaacaactccaacaacagaATCGACCCACAGAGATGGGCTGACTTTTTGGCCAGAATTCGTGAGAAATCAGTTCCAAATATCACAACACCTAGCTCTTACCCAAGCTCTCCAGGACAAAGGGTTCAGACTGTAGATCCAGAATCTCACGGTAACATAGAAGGATCTTCTCCAGATGATGTGAGCTCACTGAAGGAAGAGTCGAACACCATTATCATATCTCACACTCATAATGAACAACCAGTCTCTGCCCCTTCACATACAGAATACCGGTTGCACACGACTTCGCCTCCTGAAACAACCATTCAGTCTGAAAAAGTTCAGATGAGACCCTCAGTAACCACAGCTTCACCTAATTATTTTACCACTGAGATAAATATCCTGCAAGGGAACCATGTGAGCACTTTAACTACAAGCAATCCACACAGAGAAGAAAGACAGCGAGACAAATTGGAAAATAACCAAGCTGCTCCTAATTCCGAGTTAAAGAATGAGCTTGGCATGTCAGGGAATTCTGCTGATGTTAAGGAATCCTTCACAAAGAGTGATAAGGAGAGGGAACAAGGGACGAATAGCAGTTCAACACAGACAACCAAAGTCATTTCAGCTAATGTCATAAAGCAACAAGCTCCATCTACTTCATATTCCAGGAAACCTTGGAACTCCAGGAGACGATTTGGAAGCAGAGGACGAATAAACCGAATAAGACTAAGACCATCCTCGTCCCTAATCACTAGCAGACCACAGTTATCCACAGCACCCAAAGCCACTGGAGCACACAGGCCATTAATCACTACAACCCAATCCACCACACTAACAGCAGGAACATTGGCTTTTTCCACTTCTACATCTATTATTTCTTCCCAATACCTGAAATGCTTGACAGACGATGATTGTAATGGCGATGATCAAACGAATGTCTCCCTGTTAGCTAATAACATCGATGTACTTACCAACAAACTGGAGGCGATTCCACAACATTCCACAATCCAGAGTACTGAACAAACTCGAAATGTCACACAATATGATTTTCACCACGGAATACACCACCTTACTACACCTGCAGTAACCGTGACCACGTCTCcaatgagagaaaataaatatacatctgTAAAGAGCTGGCAAAATGTGCAAACAGCCACCACAGAGATCCCGACGAATTACCACATTGCTTCTACATCTCAGCCAGAAGCAGATTATGACACTTTTGCAGCCACTCAATGGGGGTTTACATCCCAACTTTTAACAGTAAAACCATCTCAGGAGTCTTCCTCTGAGGATGACGAGGCAGAGACCAGTAATCACATATATGAATCCCATCTGGAGAAAAGGCCAAATGTCTTGCAGTTACTCAACActacacatgaatctgtccaaTCTTCAAGTGATCCAGTCAAACCCATTCAAACCCCAGTTATAGATCTAATAAAAGACACTAAGACAGAAGATTCTCAAAGCACAACGCTTCATACAGTTCCCAATGAATACAACTCTGTTCTTCCCATTATGACTCCAAGCCCCGAGGTGGGAGAGCGAGAGCTGCTGCGGACGATGACAACGGCAACCACTGAAGCCAAGGTTCAGATATCAACGAATCCTTTTAaaacgacgacgacgacgacaacaacatcGACACACACGACTCCCTCAATTAAAACCACAGAGCCTACGATTAACACTCCAATCATAACTATTTTTGGAGAAACAAACTCGTTAAAACCGAGCGTGCCAATAGCAGATAACAGAACTCCAATTTACTCAAGAAAACTTCCAACTAACCACATTCCAGATCAGAATCATGGAAGAACCCTTGACTATAAGCTCCCCAAACACAGACATCCATTTATTATCCATCAAACATCATCAGTTACCGATTTATCTGTGTATGATGTCATAACAAGCTCGGTTGGTACGATTAGATCAAGTGTGTCACCTAAATATTCAGCAGCCACTATGCGGACGATAACTACGAGCCCAACACAAACCGCAAAGCCTCTCAGTAGAAATCAGACAGGTGTAGTCGCTACAAACCAGCACCTTGGCAAGAATCTCTCGCTTCCTCAGCAACCACATGTTCCTGTACTGAGAGCAAGGCCCAGAATCACCACAGCTAATTTTACCACAGTCACTGTGAATGCTGAAACAGATGTGCAGCTTCCGTGCAATTCTGTAGGGGAACCTAAACCTTTTCTTAGCTGGACCAAAATCTCTACag ggGCTGTTATTTCAGAAAATTCCAGAATTCAGCGGTTTGAGATCCAACCCAGTGGCAGCTTAGTAATCCGCAATGTTCAGCTTCAGGATCGTGGGCAGTATGCTTGTACTGCTCAGAATCAATATGGTATTGATCGGACGGTGGTTACGTTAATGGTTCTTGCCCAGATGCCAAAAATCCTACTTCCATGGCAGCATGACAAGACTGTGTATTTGGGAGACTATGTCAACCTTGAGTGTCAAGCACAAGGTCTGCCCCATCCTCGGATAAGCTGGGTGCTTCCTAATCAGACGGTAGTGCAGGCAGTTAGCACGAAGGAGCAGAGGCTAATGCTTTTTAGCAATGGGACAATTCATCTGAAGCAGACTAGCTATACAGACAGTGGAATCTATAAGTGTATAGCCAGCAATGTAGCTGGAGCTTCCACAATATCGATTCGGCTTCATATTACTGCACTTCCACCTATAATCCAGCAACGGCGACAAGAAAACCACTCCGTTTCCGAGGGTCAGACTATGTACATCCACTGCAGTGCTAAAGGAGCCCCAAATCCAGTGATTCGATGGGTCACCTTCAGTGGCATGCAAATCCGTCCTTCCCAGTTCATCAATGGAAATCTGTTTGTCTTTCCCAATGGGACACTATACATCCGCAACCCAACAGAAAAAGACTCGGGTACCTACGAGTGTGTTGCTTTGAATGCCATGGGCATAGCCAAGAgaagagtgagtgtgattgtgaagAGGGCTTTCTCTACAGCCAAAATTACCTTCACATCGCCCCTAAAAACTGATGTCAGTTATGGTGACTATGCAAGGTTAGACTGCCATGCTTCTGGAAGTCCTGAACCAAAAATCATCTGGAAAACGCCAGCGAAAAAACTTATAGATGCACATTTCAG cTTCGATCACAGAATGAAAGTCTTCAGCAACGGCAGTCTCGCCATTCAATCGGTAACAGATAAGGACCATGGAGACTACATTTGTTTGGCCAGAAATAAATTTGGGGATGATTTCGCTCTCCTGAAAGTGACTGTTATGATGAAAGCAGCCAAAATAGAACGGAAACAGTTTATTAACCACAAGGTTCTTTACGGGGGAGATCTAAAGGTCGACTGTATAGCATCGGGCCTCCCGAACCCTGAGATCAAATGGAGTCTCCCAGATGGCACCATGATTAACAGCATCATGCAGTCAGATGACAATGGAGTGCGCACAAAGACGTATGTTGTGTTTGACAATGGTACCCTTTATTTCAACAACGTGGGTATAAAGGAGGAGGGAGACTACACGTGCTATGCTGAGAATCAGATTGGCATCGATGAAATGAAAATTCGTATCAGAGTAGTGGCAGCTGCACCAACCATACACAACAACACTTTTGAGGTGATCAGAGTGTCACATGGGGAAACAGCATCACTTACTTGCATGGCAATAGCACAGCCCTCACCAACTATAACATGGCTTTCCCCAAACAACCACATCATAGCCCTGCCAGCGTCAGATAAGTACCGGCTTAACAACGATGGGACTTTGCAAATCCATAAGGTTCAACTGTTGGACAGCGGAAACTACACTTGCTCAGCCAAAAATATAGCAGGTACAGACAAGAAGGTGGTTAGTGTGGAGGTTGTGACTTCAGCACCTTTCATAAATGGACTAAAAAGTCCAGTGACCAGAGCAGAGGAGATTGCTGAGAAGGACCAGCGGATTCTCCTGCACTGCAAAGCTGAAGGAGTGCCATATCCCCAAGTCATGTGGATAATGGCCGAAAATGTTGTCCTTCCTGCTCCTTACTATGGCAGCAGGTTCATGGTTCATCGCAATGGTACTCTTGAGATTCGCAATTTACGCAAGAGTGACTCTGTCCAGTTGGTCTGCATAGCTCGCAATGAGGCAGGCGAAGCCAGACTGCAGGTACAGCTGCATGTTACAGAGCATGTTGAGAAACCAAAGCTGAAAAGCTTGGCCACTGAGACTGTTCAGTTGACCAGTGGAGTCTCTGTGATCCTAAACTGCTCCATGGATGGACCCCCCTATCCTGAGATCACCTGGTTCCTTCCCAATGGAACAACCCTATTGAGTGGAACAAGCATTTCCCATTTCAACCATTTGCCTGCTGGAGCTTTGTTCATCAGAGAACCTTCTGTTTCAGAGGCAGGGATTTACCGATGTGTGGGCCATAACAGTGCAGGTTCTGTGGAACGCAAAGTGACTCTACAGGCCAGCCAGAAGCCTGTCATCAGCAGCAAGTACAACTCATTAGTTAGCATTATCAATGGTGAAAACCTTCAGTTGAACTGTTTGTCAAGTGGTAACCCACTACCCAAGCTTACCTGGACCCTACCAAGTGGAGAAACCCTCAATAGGCCACACAGAATGGGACGATACATCATTTTTGACAACGGTACCATAATAGTTCAACAAGCATCCGTCTACGATAGAGGGACTTACATTTGTAATTCTGCCAATGAACACGGGTCCTCGTCCATGTCAGTCGCAGTGATTGTGATTGCGTATCTACCACGCATTACCGCTGGACCCTCAGCTGTCACTTATGGGAGACCAGGAATTGCAATCAAGCTTGACTGCATGGCAATTGGGATCCCAAAGCCAGAGGTGCTTTGGGAAATGCCTGATAAATTCCAGCTGAAGTCGGGCCCCCAACTGCGGCTTTACGGGAACAGGTACATCCACCCACAAGGTTCTCTGGTCATCCAGAACCCTTCAAGCAGAGACAGTGGTTTTTATAAGTGCACCGCCAAAAATGTACTTGGCAGTGATAGCAAAGCGACCTATGTATATgtgttttaa